DNA from Petropleomorpha daqingensis:
GTCCTGCCCTGGTCCAAGGCCGTGCCCGCCAGCACGAACGCGGGCGTGCCGCTGCTGCAGAGCGGCCGCAAGGACCCGATGGCCAAGGAGCTGCGCCGGCTGGTGGCGCGGTTCGCCGCGACGCCGCTCAAGCAGGGGCGCCGCGCGAAGCACCGGGCGGCGTCGTGAACCTCTCCTCGCGGCTCGAGGCCGCGCGCCTGCCGCAGCCCAGCTCGGCTGTGCCCGTGCCACGGCCGCCGGTGCCCGTGCCGCCACCGCCGACCGACGCGCTGACCCGGCTCAAGGACCGCGTCGGCAAGGCGCTGTTCGAGCGGGTCGGCAGCCGGATGAACGACCCGTCGCTGGGCGAGGCGGCCCTGCGCGCCCTCGTGCTGGCCGAGCTGGACGCCGTCGTCGACGAGGAGAAGGTGCCGCTCTCGGCCGAGGAGCGGCAGCGGCTGACCGCCGAGCTGGCCGACGACGCCCTGGGTCTGGGTCCGCTGCAGCGGCTGCTCGACGACGGCAGCGTCACCGAGATCATGGTGAACGGGCCGGAGAACATCTACGTCGAGAAGGACGGCCGGCTGACCCGCACGGCGGCCCGGTTCACCTCCGAGGAGCACCTGCGGCGGGTCATCGACCGGATCGTGTCCAAGGTGGGACGGCGGATCGACGAGAGCTCGCCGCTGGTCGACGCCCGCCTGTCCGACGGCTCGCGCGTGAACGCGATCATCCCGCCGCTGGCCTTCAGCGGGTCGACGCTGACCATCCGCAAGTTCTCGAAGGACCCGTTCACCGTCGAGGACCTGCTCGGCTTCGGCACGCTCTCGCCGGAGATGGCCGAGCTGCTGCGCGCGTGCGTCGAGGCCCGGCTCAACGTCATCGTCTCCGGGGGCACCGGCACCGGGAAGACGACGCTGCTCAACGTGCTGTCCTCGTTCATCCCGGAGGACGAGCGGATCGTCACCATCGAGGACGCCGTCGAGCTGCAGCTGCAGCAGGAGCACGTCGTCCGGCTGGAGTCGCGGCCGCCGAACATCGAGGGCAAGGGCGCGATCACCATCCGCGACCTGGTCCGCAACTCGCTGCGGATGCGGCCCGACCGGATCGTGGTCGGGGAGTGCCGTGGCGGGGAGTCCCTCGACATGCTGCAGGCGATGAACACCGGCCACGACGGCTCGCTGTCCACGGTGCACGCCAACTCGCCGCGGGACGCGATCGCGCGGCTGGAGACCCTCGTGCTCATGGCCGGCATGGACCTGCCGCTGCGGGCGATCCGCGAGCAGATCGCCTCGGCCGTCGACGTCGTCGTCCAGCTGACCCGGCTGCGCGACGGCACCCGGCGGGTCACCCACGTGACCGAGGTGCAGGGCATGGAGGGCGAGACGGTCACGCTGCAGGACGCCTTCTTGTTCGACTACTCGGCCGGCGTCGACGCGGCCGGCCGCTTCCTCGGCAAGCCGGTGCCCACCGGTGTGCGGCCGCGGTTCACCGACCGGTTCACCGAGCTCGGCATCGAGATCTCGCCCCGGGTCTTCGGCATGCTGCAGCCCCCGCGACCGCAGAGGTGGGGCTGATGTCGCCGGCGCTGCTGGTCGCCGGGCTGGTCGCGGTCACCGGTGCGCTGCTGCTGCTGGCGCTGGTCGTCGTCCCGCCGGGGCACGGGCGGGTGCCGCTGGCCCGCCTGGACCCGTCGGTCGCGCCGCAGTCCTCGGCGCTGGCCGGCGCGGGTGCCGCGGCCGGGGCGGCGGTGGAGAAGGTGCTCGCCCGCCGCGGCCGGCTCGCGGCCGGTCAGGCGGCCCTCGAGCGCGCCGGGGTGTCGATGAGCCTGGCCGACGTCGTCCTGGTCACCGGCCTGCTGACCGTGGGCGCGGGCGTGCTCGGCGCGCTGCTGGGCGGCCCCTTGCTGGCCGCACTGGCGGTCGTCGTCAGCCCGTTCGGGACCCGGCTCTGGCTGTCGCTGAAGTCGGCGCGGCGACGGGCCGCCTTCGCCGACCAGCTGGAGGACTCGCTGCAGCTGATGGCGAGCAGCCTGCGGGCCGGCCACAGCGTGCTGCGCGCGGTGGACTCGGTCGCCCAGGAGGCCGCCGCCCCGACGTCGGAGGAGTTCGCGCGGATCGTCGTCGAGACGCGGGTCGGCCGGGACCTCACCGCGGCGCTGGACGAGACCGCCGAGCGGATGGGCAGCGACGACTTCAGCTGGGTCGCCCAGGCCATCGCCATCCAGCGCGAGGTCGGCGGCAACCTCGCCGAGGTGCTCGACGCGGTGAGCGGGACGATCCGCGAGCGCAACGCGATCCGCCGCCAGGTCAAGGCGCTGGCCGCCGAGGGGAAGCTCTCGGCGATCGTGCTGATGGCGCTGCCGTTCGGCGTCTGCCTGTTCATCTCGGTGACCAACCCGGTCTACCTGTCGATGTTCACCTCGACCCCGATCGGCTGGCTGCTGCTCGCCGTCTGCTGCGGCCTGCTGGTCGGCGGCGGGCTGTGGCTCAAGAAGATGGTGAGCATCCGGTTCTGATGAGCATCCCGCCTCTCGTCCTCGCCGCCGCCGGCGCGGTGGCCCTCGCCGTGCCCCTGCTCGGCTGGGCGCTCCTCGCCCGGACCGACCCCGCCGCGGTCGCCGCCCGCGACAACCTGGTGCGCGGCTACGCGCCGGCCGCCGGCGGGCCGAGCCGCACCGGGCCCGGCGCGGTCAGCCGGCTGGCCCGCGCCCTCACCCCCGGCGGCACCCTGGCCCGGCTCGACCGGCTGCTCACCACCGCGGGGCGTCCGGCCGGGTGGCCGCTGCCGCGGGTGATCGCGGCCAAGCTCGTGCTCGCCGCGGTGTCCGGGGGGCTCGGCGCGCTGCTGGTGTCCGCCAAGCCCGGCCTGCCGATCGTGCTGCTGATGGGCGCGGTGACGGTGGTGTGCTGGTTCGTGCCGGACCTGCTGCTGCTCAGCCGCGGCCAGGAGCGGCAGCAGGCGATCGGCCTCGAGCTCGCCGACACCCTCGACCAGATGACGATCGCCGTGGAGGCCGGGCTCGGCTTCGAGGCGGCGATGGCCCGCACCGCGCGCAACGGCAAGGGCGCGCTGGCCGAGGAGCTCGTGCGCACGCTGCAGGACATCGCGGTCGGCCAGCCGCGCCGGGAGGCGTACCTGTCGCTCGCCGAGCGCACCGGCGTGCCCGACCTGCGCCGCTTCGTGCGGGCCGTCGTCCAGGCCGACCAGTACGGCATCTCGATCGCCGACGTGCTGCGCACCCAGGCGGGGGAGATGCGGCTCAAGCGTCGTCAGCGGGCCGAGCAGAAGGCGATGCAGATCCCGGTCAAGGTGATCTTCCCGCTGATCCTCTGCATCCTGCCGACGCTGTTCATCGTGCTGCTGGCCCCGGCGGTCATGCGGATCGTCGAGGCCTTCAGCCACTGACTAACGGGGCTGCCTGGGGTTGCTCGGGTCGCCGTGGGACGGCGGGTTGAGCGCCGGACCGGTGGTCGCCTCGGAGACCTTGGAGCCGCCGGCCGCGTGCTCGGGGGCCTCGGACGTGACGTCGGCAGCCGGGTCGCCGCCGGAGGGCTGCGCGCCGGACTGCAGCGAGCTGAGCCGGTGGCGCATGATCTCCACGGCCTGCAACCGGTTGCCGTGCGACTTCTCGTAGTCCAGCAGCGTCTGCACACCGTCCGCGTCCAGCGTGCGGATGCGCGACGCGAGCCCGCCGATCGGCAGGTGGTCGTAGTCGGGCAGGGGCAGCTGATCGTGCTCGGTCATGCCGGACCGCCTACCCGTCGCCCGGGGATCCGACACCGGGTGTGAGGGTGCGGTCGCTGGGTAGGCGGCCAGCCATGGACCTGTCCTTCCTGGAACCCGTGTTCACCAGTTCCGGTCCCTACGCCACGGTCTGCGCCGACGTCACGCACACGACGGCGACCGCCGACACCGAGCTGGACCTGCGCGTCCGGGCGGTCGCCCAGAAGCTCACCGAGCAGGGCGCGCCGGAGGTGGTCGTCGAGGCGGTGCGCGGCCGCCTGCTCGAGGGCAACGAGGGCGGTGTGGCCGGCACCTGGCGGGGCCGGGCGGTCGTGGCAGCCGCCGACGGCACGGTGGTGCTGGACCAGCCGCTGGTCGACCAGCCCCGGCAGGAGCTCGCGGAGTGGTCGCCGCAGCCGGCGCTGCTGCCGGTGCTCACCCAGCTGCCCGGCCGGGTCCCGCACGCGGTCGTGGTCATGGACCGCGTCGGCGCCGACATCACGGTCAGCGGTCTGGACGGCGAGGTGGAGCAGGAGGACGTCGACGGCGAGACGTTCCACCTCCGCAAGGTCAAGGTCGGCGGCTGGGCGCACGACCACTGGCAGAACAGCGCCGAGGAGCTGTGGGACCGCAACGCCGGTCAGGTCGCCGACTCGATCTCCTCCTACGCCCGCCGGCAGGGGCTGGACTTCGTGCTCGTCGCGGGCGACGTCCGCGCCCGGCAGCACCTGCTGGAGAACGCCGGGGACTCGTGGAAGGACGTCGTCGTCCAGATCGAGGAGGGCGGCCGCGCGGCCGGCGCCGACCGGGAGCCGATCGAGCGCCGCGAGGCGGAGCTGGTCGCCGAGCACGAGGCGCACGCCGAGGCCCGGGCGGTCGAGCGGATCGAGGCGGCCTCCGCGCACGGCCTGTCGGTCACCGGCACCTCGCTGGTGGTGGAGGCGCTGCGCAAGAACCAGGTGGAGACGCTCGTGCTCGCCGATCCGGTGGACGACGAGACGCTCTACGTCGGCGGTTCGCCGCTGGAGCTCGGCGTCGACCAGGGCGATCTCGAGGCCCTCGGCTCGCGGGAGCGGCACGCCGTCCCGGCCGACCGGGCGCTCGTGGCCGCGGCCGTCGCGACCAAGGCCGACGTCGTCGTCTTGCCCCGTGCCGCGATGCCGGGGGACATCCCGGTCGCCGCCGTCCTGCGTTACACCGATGCCTCGACCCCGGGAGGGGCGAACGCGTGAGCACGCAGAAGAAGCCGAGCCCCGAGGCGCTGGCCAACGTCACCGAGGAGAACATCGAGACCCGCTCGCAGCTGCTGCCGGAGGAGAAGCAGCTCCGCGGCAGCGGGATGGAGGAGGTCGCCGCCGAGGTGATCCTGGCCGAGTCCGAGGAGCGGACGGTCAACCCCGATCCGGACGACGCCCAGGGCGGGCACCGCCAGTCGTCGGACACGGCGGACCTGCCCTGAGCGAGGTCCACGACCACTGGGTGCAGCTGCGCTGGTCCGACCCCGACTCGTACGGGCACGTCAACCACGCGCGGGCGCTCGGCCTGCTGGAGGACGCCCGGCTGGCGATGGCGGCCGGTTCGCCGTCGGTCGCCGCCGGGCGGCAGCCGGACATCATCCTGGCGAGGCTCGAGGTCGACTACCTGCGCCAGCTCTACTACCGGGCCGGCGAGCGGCTGTGCGTGCGCAGTTGGCTCACCCGGATCGGGACGAAGTCGCTGACCATGCGCCAGGAGCTGGTGCAGGACGACGAGGTGGCGATCCGCCTGGATGCCGTGCTCGTCGTCTTCGACGTCGCCGGCGACAGCTCCCGGCCGTTGACCGGCGAGGAGCGGAGCTTCTGGAAGCGCTACCTGGCATGAGCTTCTTCGACGGCTTCGAGCTCGGCCACGTCGACGTCGGCGAGGGCGTCCGGATCCGCTACCGGCGCGGCGGGGACGGGCCGCCGGTGGTGCTGCTGCACGGCCATCCGCGCACGCACACCACCTGGTACCGGGTGGCGCCGCAGCTGGTCGCGGCCGGGCACACCGTCGTCTGTCCCGACGTGCGCGGTTACGGCGGGTCGAGCGCACCACCGCCGGCGCCCGACCACGCCCAGGCGTCGAAGCGGGCGATGGCGCACGACGTGGTCGCGGTGCTGCGGGAGCTCGGGCACGAGCGGTTCGCCGTCGTCGGGCACGACCGCGGCAGCTACGTGGCGTTCCGGCTGGCGATGGACCACCCCGACGTCGCCACCCACCTGGCGGTGCTCGACAGCGTCCCGATCGGCGAGGCGCTGGCCCGCGCCGACGCCCGCTTCGCCGCCGCCTGGTGGCACTGGTTCTTCTTCGGGGCACCGGAGAAGCCGGATCGGGCGATCCTGGCCGATCCGCGGTCCTGGTACCTGCACGACCGCACGGCCATGGGGGAGGAGAACCACGACGACTTCCTGCGGGCGATCGACGACCCGGCCACCGTGGTCGCGATGATCGAGGACTACCGCGCCGGGCTCGGCGTCGACCGCGCCCACGACGACGCCGACCGGGCGGCGGGCAGGCGGGTCCGCTGCCCGACCCTGGTGCTGTGGTCGGCGCGCGACGACATGGAGGAGCTGTACGGCGACCCGACGAAGGTCTGGGCCGACTGGACGGCGGACCTCCGCGGCGGTGGCCGCATCGACAGCGGCCACCACATGGCCGAGGAGGCACCGGACGAGCTCGCCGCGGCGCTGGTCGAGTTCCTGCGTCCCCCGAAGGGCTGACCTGCGGGAATGACCGCGGGGTTCGCGGGTAGGCGACAGGCATGCCGAAGACGACGAAGAGCGGGACCGCGAAGAAGAGCGAGCTGCCCAGCACGCTCAAGCGCTCCCCGGCCAAGGCGCAGCGC
Protein-coding regions in this window:
- a CDS encoding CpaF family protein, producing the protein MPRPPVPVPPPPTDALTRLKDRVGKALFERVGSRMNDPSLGEAALRALVLAELDAVVDEEKVPLSAEERQRLTAELADDALGLGPLQRLLDDGSVTEIMVNGPENIYVEKDGRLTRTAARFTSEEHLRRVIDRIVSKVGRRIDESSPLVDARLSDGSRVNAIIPPLAFSGSTLTIRKFSKDPFTVEDLLGFGTLSPEMAELLRACVEARLNVIVSGGTGTGKTTLLNVLSSFIPEDERIVTIEDAVELQLQQEHVVRLESRPPNIEGKGAITIRDLVRNSLRMRPDRIVVGECRGGESLDMLQAMNTGHDGSLSTVHANSPRDAIARLETLVLMAGMDLPLRAIREQIASAVDVVVQLTRLRDGTRRVTHVTEVQGMEGETVTLQDAFLFDYSAGVDAAGRFLGKPVPTGVRPRFTDRFTELGIEISPRVFGMLQPPRPQRWG
- a CDS encoding type II secretion system F family protein translates to MSPALLVAGLVAVTGALLLLALVVVPPGHGRVPLARLDPSVAPQSSALAGAGAAAGAAVEKVLARRGRLAAGQAALERAGVSMSLADVVLVTGLLTVGAGVLGALLGGPLLAALAVVVSPFGTRLWLSLKSARRRAAFADQLEDSLQLMASSLRAGHSVLRAVDSVAQEAAAPTSEEFARIVVETRVGRDLTAALDETAERMGSDDFSWVAQAIAIQREVGGNLAEVLDAVSGTIRERNAIRRQVKALAAEGKLSAIVLMALPFGVCLFISVTNPVYLSMFTSTPIGWLLLAVCCGLLVGGGLWLKKMVSIRF
- a CDS encoding type II secretion system F family protein, which codes for MSIPPLVLAAAGAVALAVPLLGWALLARTDPAAVAARDNLVRGYAPAAGGPSRTGPGAVSRLARALTPGGTLARLDRLLTTAGRPAGWPLPRVIAAKLVLAAVSGGLGALLVSAKPGLPIVLLMGAVTVVCWFVPDLLLLSRGQERQQAIGLELADTLDQMTIAVEAGLGFEAAMARTARNGKGALAEELVRTLQDIAVGQPRREAYLSLAERTGVPDLRRFVRAVVQADQYGISIADVLRTQAGEMRLKRRQRAEQKAMQIPVKVIFPLILCILPTLFIVLLAPAVMRIVEAFSH
- a CDS encoding baeRF2 domain-containing protein, translating into MDLSFLEPVFTSSGPYATVCADVTHTTATADTELDLRVRAVAQKLTEQGAPEVVVEAVRGRLLEGNEGGVAGTWRGRAVVAAADGTVVLDQPLVDQPRQELAEWSPQPALLPVLTQLPGRVPHAVVVMDRVGADITVSGLDGEVEQEDVDGETFHLRKVKVGGWAHDHWQNSAEELWDRNAGQVADSISSYARRQGLDFVLVAGDVRARQHLLENAGDSWKDVVVQIEEGGRAAGADREPIERREAELVAEHEAHAEARAVERIEAASAHGLSVTGTSLVVEALRKNQVETLVLADPVDDETLYVGGSPLELGVDQGDLEALGSRERHAVPADRALVAAAVATKADVVVLPRAAMPGDIPVAAVLRYTDASTPGGANA
- a CDS encoding acyl-CoA thioesterase, with product MQLRWSDPDSYGHVNHARALGLLEDARLAMAAGSPSVAAGRQPDIILARLEVDYLRQLYYRAGERLCVRSWLTRIGTKSLTMRQELVQDDEVAIRLDAVLVVFDVAGDSSRPLTGEERSFWKRYLA
- a CDS encoding alpha/beta fold hydrolase; its protein translation is MSFFDGFELGHVDVGEGVRIRYRRGGDGPPVVLLHGHPRTHTTWYRVAPQLVAAGHTVVCPDVRGYGGSSAPPPAPDHAQASKRAMAHDVVAVLRELGHERFAVVGHDRGSYVAFRLAMDHPDVATHLAVLDSVPIGEALARADARFAAAWWHWFFFGAPEKPDRAILADPRSWYLHDRTAMGEENHDDFLRAIDDPATVVAMIEDYRAGLGVDRAHDDADRAAGRRVRCPTLVLWSARDDMEELYGDPTKVWADWTADLRGGGRIDSGHHMAEEAPDELAAALVEFLRPPKG